From one Nonomuraea polychroma genomic stretch:
- a CDS encoding methyltransferase, translated as MSTNDETQGAAEAGARAELLKMIFGFRFSQVVHTAVRLGIADHLADGEKTVARLAQATGTHPPTLHRLLRALAALDIIIETAADSYRLGALGRPLRFGAENSVTALTLSAGDDMAWRAWGELTHSVRTGEPAFDHLAGMNNFAYMAGRPELAAAYHEAARRDTADLAPALATHVDFSRFKKVVDVGGGAGALLAEILRREPGVRGVLFDTPAGLASAPRVLAEAGVAERCEIVAGDFMEEVPEGGDAYVLKYVLLDWDDDGARTILANCRRAMPEHAALIVVELMLPDRPDSWTAVGDLDLLVTTGGRERTEAEFEALLRSAGLEPASVRALPDEAHFKVIEAKEVRT; from the coding sequence ATGAGCACCAACGACGAGACCCAGGGCGCGGCCGAGGCGGGAGCCCGGGCCGAGCTACTCAAGATGATCTTCGGGTTCCGCTTCTCCCAGGTGGTCCACACCGCGGTCCGGCTTGGGATCGCCGACCACCTCGCGGACGGCGAGAAGACGGTCGCGCGGCTCGCCCAGGCGACCGGGACGCACCCGCCGACCCTGCACCGGCTGCTGCGCGCACTCGCGGCCTTGGACATCATCATCGAGACGGCCGCCGATTCGTACCGGCTCGGCGCGCTCGGACGGCCCCTGCGCTTCGGGGCGGAGAACTCGGTGACGGCCCTGACGCTGAGCGCCGGGGACGACATGGCGTGGCGAGCCTGGGGGGAGCTCACGCACAGCGTCCGTACGGGTGAGCCCGCCTTCGACCACCTCGCCGGAATGAACAACTTCGCGTACATGGCCGGCCGTCCGGAGCTGGCGGCGGCCTACCACGAGGCCGCGCGGCGGGACACCGCCGACCTCGCTCCGGCGCTGGCCACCCACGTGGACTTCTCGCGGTTCAAGAAGGTCGTGGACGTGGGCGGCGGGGCGGGCGCGCTACTCGCCGAGATCCTGCGCCGCGAGCCCGGCGTGCGCGGCGTCCTCTTCGACACCCCCGCCGGTCTCGCGTCCGCGCCGCGCGTCCTGGCCGAGGCGGGCGTCGCGGAGCGATGCGAGATCGTCGCGGGAGACTTCATGGAGGAGGTCCCCGAGGGGGGCGACGCCTACGTGCTCAAGTACGTCCTGCTCGACTGGGACGACGACGGCGCCCGGACGATCCTCGCCAACTGCCGCCGCGCCATGCCCGAGCACGCGGCCCTCATCGTCGTCGAGCTCATGCTGCCCGATCGCCCGGACTCCTGGACGGCCGTGGGAGACCTCGACCTGCTGGTGACCACGGGCGGCAGGGAGCGCACCGAAGCGGAGTTCGAGGCGCTCCTGCGGTCGGCGGGCCTCGAACCCGCCTCGGTGCGGGCGCTGCCGGACGAGGCCCATTTCAAGGTGATCGAGGCGAAGGAGGTGAGAACATGA
- a CDS encoding DUF5825 family protein, protein MTRAQPLSLEDDLPSNLAVRWDDAPVALGAVAALRDAFGTGRVLNWRAEAMPRTVVPLLWHLPPPENAAPDFAEWRSVFRPGLCYYRRGPGFVQVKDVRDPEEAGSFTIDEPHVLRAFLRCLRPTALTDLDALERDAAEALLDERLLLRAGDQVVVLPYRMRRWPVPAMGL, encoded by the coding sequence GTGACAAGAGCCCAGCCGCTTTCCCTGGAGGACGACCTCCCCTCGAACCTGGCCGTCCGATGGGATGACGCGCCTGTCGCGCTCGGCGCTGTCGCCGCGCTGCGCGACGCGTTCGGCACGGGCCGCGTGCTGAACTGGCGCGCCGAGGCGATGCCGCGGACCGTCGTCCCGCTCCTGTGGCATCTCCCGCCTCCCGAGAACGCGGCACCGGATTTCGCTGAATGGCGCTCGGTCTTCCGGCCGGGGCTGTGCTACTACCGACGCGGGCCCGGGTTCGTCCAGGTCAAGGACGTGCGGGACCCGGAGGAGGCGGGGAGCTTCACCATCGACGAGCCGCACGTCCTGAGGGCGTTCCTCCGGTGCCTCCGGCCGACCGCGCTCACCGACCTGGACGCCCTCGAACGCGACGCGGCCGAGGCGTTGCTCGACGAACGGCTCCTGCTGCGCGCCGGCGACCAGGTGGTCGTCCTCCCCTACCGCATGCGGCGCTGGCCGGTGCCCGCAATGGGGCTGTGA
- a CDS encoding epoxide hydrolase family protein has protein sequence MSKLIEPFQIDIPQSDLDDLIARLTHTRWPDQMRDADWRQGIPLDRVKDLAEYWRTEYDWRAAEERLNRFPQFTTEIDGQRIHFLNVRSSRQDALPLLITHGYPSSFVEFEKLIPDLLERGFHVVIPSLPGFGFSAPVGEPGWAMGRTARAWVELMARLGYEHYGVHGGDVGSAISGTVSGLDGEHVAGVHIVTDPYTAAASATFVPWLADKLNPEDAIDKLALQRMEDFRRNDSGYLAIQNTRPQTIGYGLTDSPAMQLAWIAESFDSWTSLPIDTDQLLTNISVYWFTGTGVSAARFLYEQAHSQDWGAPPSVPQGYSVFGADATVRRLIDPAEGTHWVEHDRGRHFPAMEAPEQLAEDLSVFFDGLR, from the coding sequence ATGAGCAAACTGATCGAGCCGTTCCAGATCGACATCCCGCAGTCCGACCTCGACGACCTGATCGCCCGGCTCACCCATACCCGCTGGCCGGACCAAATGCGCGACGCCGACTGGCGCCAAGGCATCCCGCTGGACCGGGTCAAGGACCTAGCCGAGTACTGGCGCACCGAATACGACTGGCGGGCCGCCGAGGAGAGGCTGAACCGGTTCCCGCAGTTCACCACCGAAATCGACGGCCAGCGCATCCACTTCCTGAACGTGAGGTCCAGTCGGCAGGACGCGCTCCCGCTGCTGATCACACACGGCTACCCGAGCTCGTTCGTTGAGTTCGAAAAGCTGATACCAGATCTGCTGGAGCGCGGTTTCCACGTCGTGATCCCGTCCCTGCCGGGTTTCGGCTTCTCCGCGCCGGTCGGGGAGCCCGGCTGGGCGATGGGCCGCACCGCGCGGGCCTGGGTGGAACTGATGGCCAGGCTCGGCTACGAACACTACGGCGTGCACGGCGGCGACGTGGGTTCCGCCATCTCGGGCACGGTCAGCGGGCTGGACGGCGAGCATGTAGCCGGTGTCCACATCGTCACCGACCCGTACACCGCGGCGGCCAGCGCGACCTTCGTACCGTGGCTGGCGGACAAGCTGAACCCGGAGGATGCGATCGACAAGCTAGCCCTGCAGCGGATGGAGGATTTCCGCCGAAACGACTCGGGCTACCTGGCGATTCAGAATACTCGCCCGCAAACCATAGGGTACGGCCTGACCGATTCGCCGGCCATGCAGCTCGCCTGGATCGCGGAGAGCTTCGACAGCTGGACGAGCCTGCCGATTGACACCGACCAGCTGCTCACCAACATCAGTGTGTACTGGTTCACGGGCACGGGCGTGTCTGCTGCCCGGTTCCTGTACGAGCAGGCCCACTCGCAGGACTGGGGAGCCCCGCCTTCGGTGCCGCAGGGATATTCGGTGTTCGGTGCTGACGCGACGGTGCGGCGCCTGATCGACCCTGCCGAGGGCACACACTGGGTGGAGCACGACCGCGGCCGGCACTTCCCGGCGATGGAGGCGCCCGAGCAGCTGGCCGAGGACCTGTCCGTTTTCTTCGACGGTCTAAGGTGA
- a CDS encoding winged helix DNA-binding domain-containing protein, which produces MTQLLSRRGLNRATLARQFLLERVELPALEAIEHLAGMQSQAPLAPYVGLWTRLAGFRTAELSALTVQRAAVRAQLMRNTVHLVSARDCLSWHRLFESVHSRDFAAHFGGRLNGVDQAELLGHARTILDDKPRTRAELGQALAKRWPDIDPKVLAYAATHHLAVVQVPPRGMWGQSGRAEWSTIETFLGRRPSPESQAEDLVRRYLNGYGPASVADAQRWSGLTRLREIIERLDLVRFRDEEGRELFDLPNAPRPDPDTPAPPRFLPEYDNLLLSHADRSRVITDNRQVPLPPGNGARTGTLLVDGIWRGIWSLRAGEIHVEPFTPLSSAERDAVEPEAEMLRRFLDSRTA; this is translated from the coding sequence GTGACGCAGCTGTTGAGTCGGCGTGGTCTGAACCGGGCCACGCTGGCGCGCCAGTTCCTGCTGGAGCGTGTTGAGCTGCCGGCGCTGGAGGCAATTGAGCACCTGGCGGGGATGCAGTCGCAGGCGCCGCTCGCACCGTACGTCGGCCTGTGGACGCGACTGGCAGGGTTCCGCACGGCCGAGTTGTCCGCGCTGACCGTGCAGCGGGCAGCCGTACGCGCGCAGTTGATGCGCAACACCGTGCACCTGGTCAGCGCCCGCGACTGCCTGAGCTGGCACCGACTCTTCGAGTCGGTGCACTCAAGGGACTTCGCCGCCCACTTCGGTGGCCGTCTCAATGGAGTGGATCAGGCGGAGTTGCTGGGGCACGCCCGGACCATCCTGGATGACAAGCCGCGTACTCGCGCCGAGCTGGGGCAGGCGCTTGCGAAACGCTGGCCGGACATTGATCCGAAGGTTCTGGCGTACGCGGCCACGCACCATCTGGCCGTGGTCCAGGTCCCGCCACGCGGCATGTGGGGCCAGTCAGGTCGGGCGGAGTGGAGCACGATCGAGACCTTTCTCGGTCGACGTCCGAGTCCCGAATCGCAAGCCGAGGATCTGGTGCGCCGCTATCTGAACGGATATGGTCCCGCAAGCGTCGCCGACGCACAGCGCTGGTCCGGGCTGACCCGGCTGCGTGAGATCATCGAGCGGCTCGACCTGGTCCGGTTCCGCGACGAGGAAGGACGTGAACTGTTCGACCTGCCCAACGCACCGAGGCCAGACCCGGACACCCCCGCGCCGCCCCGCTTCCTGCCCGAATACGACAACCTGCTGCTATCGCACGCGGACCGGTCCCGCGTGATCACGGACAACCGCCAGGTACCGTTGCCTCCGGGCAATGGCGCCAGGACCGGCACCCTGCTGGTGGACGGTATTTGGCGTGGTATCTGGAGCCTGCGGGCCGGCGAGATCCACGTCGAGCCGTTCACGCCGCTGTCGTCGGCTGAGCGCGACGCCGTAGAGCCCGAGGCCGAGATGCTGCGCAGATTCCTCGACAGCCGGACTGCGTGA
- a CDS encoding serine hydrolase domain-containing protein, which produces MAVASHGKLVHCAGFGLADRETKTPARCDTAYDVMSITKQFTAAAIMKLQMMGKLHTTDRIDAHLGPVPADKRLITVRHLLTHASGLRDLGDDYAPVSRDAMVQRALASPLRSRPGAEFHYSNVGYSLLAAIVERVSGSSYERFLAEHLFAPAGMTSTGYVLPRWAPGQIAIEYDKHGNRRGRPTEHPWAADGPYWYLRGNGGMLSTARDMYRWHRALETDTILSRRAKAELFTPRVLTDRKAKVYYGYGWGVLPRTEHGRVAEHDGGNDWSFGEFARFPDKRAMVFWITNQAYRAGKWNLEDINNKLTSGLVRAL; this is translated from the coding sequence GTGGCCGTGGCCAGCCATGGCAAGCTCGTGCACTGCGCCGGGTTCGGTCTGGCCGACCGCGAGACCAAGACCCCGGCTCGATGCGACACGGCCTACGACGTCATGTCGATCACCAAGCAGTTCACCGCAGCCGCGATCATGAAGCTGCAGATGATGGGCAAGCTGCACACCACCGACCGGATCGATGCCCACCTGGGTCCGGTGCCGGCCGACAAGCGTCTGATCACCGTGCGCCATCTGCTGACCCATGCCTCCGGGCTGCGTGACCTCGGCGACGATTACGCCCCCGTCTCCCGCGACGCGATGGTGCAACGCGCCCTCGCGTCACCGCTGCGGTCAAGGCCGGGAGCCGAGTTCCACTACTCCAACGTGGGCTACAGTCTGCTGGCCGCCATCGTCGAGCGCGTGTCCGGCAGCTCGTACGAAAGGTTCCTGGCTGAGCACCTTTTTGCCCCCGCCGGCATGACCAGCACGGGATACGTGCTGCCCCGCTGGGCGCCAGGCCAGATCGCGATCGAATACGACAAGCACGGCAACAGACGAGGGCGGCCCACCGAGCATCCCTGGGCGGCCGATGGCCCCTACTGGTACCTGCGTGGCAACGGCGGCATGCTCTCCACCGCCCGCGACATGTACCGCTGGCATCGGGCTCTGGAGACAGACACGATCTTGTCCCGCCGGGCCAAGGCGGAGTTGTTCACCCCGCGAGTGCTCACCGACCGGAAGGCGAAGGTGTACTACGGCTACGGCTGGGGAGTGCTCCCGCGCACCGAGCACGGCCGCGTCGCCGAACATGACGGCGGCAACGACTGGTCCTTCGGCGAGTTCGCCCGGTTCCCCGACAAGAGGGCGATGGTGTTCTGGATCACCAACCAGGCGTATCGGGCGGGGAAATGGAACCTCGAGGACATCAACAACAAGCTCACGTCGGGTCTGGTCCGAGCTTTGTGA
- a CDS encoding AraC family transcriptional regulator, which translates to MNEVRSRSLGSLPGSSAHGSMFKGDVEEMRVQVSQNFSPHGLKVINTHPNGGRYRLLHSGNFVWHTLAYGAEIRVEVLELPDFYNIHVPLIGGGRLTVGRQDVAAPLTIIGPRQRIDMNWSVDHDVMIIQIPEVLIYRVLEDQLGDAPKKDMYFEPQVTHESPLGRALTALSRPAKAGQPFPFAASSLAEHHFEQFLLHTLLWSQPHTYSADLGDPGAPATPAALRRARRFCEEHAAEPITLGDIATAARVSVRTLQHDFRTHLQTTPLAYLRQVRLAHAHADLVRIAQTGARTTVTEVAMRWGFTHLGRFACLYRETYGRSPSSTLYGSQ; encoded by the coding sequence ATGAATGAAGTGAGATCACGAAGCTTGGGAAGCCTTCCGGGTTCATCCGCGCATGGCTCGATGTTCAAAGGTGACGTAGAGGAAATGCGAGTGCAGGTCTCGCAGAACTTCTCACCGCACGGCCTCAAGGTCATCAACACCCATCCAAACGGTGGCCGGTACAGGCTTCTGCACTCCGGGAACTTCGTCTGGCACACACTGGCGTACGGGGCAGAAATCCGTGTCGAAGTCCTAGAGCTGCCCGACTTCTACAACATTCACGTGCCGTTGATCGGTGGTGGACGACTAACGGTCGGGCGCCAGGATGTCGCTGCACCGCTTACCATCATCGGCCCTCGGCAGCGCATCGACATGAACTGGAGCGTCGATCACGATGTCATGATCATCCAGATTCCTGAGGTGCTCATCTATCGGGTCCTTGAGGATCAGCTCGGTGATGCCCCGAAAAAAGATATGTACTTCGAGCCGCAAGTCACCCACGAGAGCCCCCTGGGGCGAGCACTCACCGCACTTTCCCGCCCGGCTAAGGCAGGCCAACCGTTTCCCTTTGCGGCCTCATCTCTCGCCGAACATCATTTCGAGCAGTTTTTGCTGCACACTCTGCTCTGGTCACAACCCCATACCTACTCTGCCGACCTAGGTGACCCTGGTGCCCCAGCGACCCCCGCAGCACTTCGACGCGCGCGCCGCTTCTGCGAAGAACACGCCGCTGAACCGATCACCCTAGGAGACATCGCCACTGCGGCCAGGGTGAGCGTCCGCACCCTGCAACACGATTTTCGCACTCACCTGCAAACTACGCCTCTCGCCTACTTGCGCCAGGTGCGACTGGCGCACGCCCATGCCGACCTGGTGCGCATCGCCCAGACAGGCGCTCGGACCACTGTCACCGAAGTGGCCATGCGTTGGGGTTTCACGCATCTGGGCCGCTTCGCCTGCCTCTACAGGGAGACATATGGCCGATCGCCCTCCAGCACCCTGTACGGGTCACAGTGA
- a CDS encoding RNA polymerase sigma factor yields the protein MAEFEAVYRANFGVVAAFFARRAVDPQTVADLTSDTFVEAIMSFPSFDPARGSARAWLLGIARRVFARHCEAATRVGDVTLRLAGYRPIDVDETAELIQRIDAAREGRVLLDGLAGLSPADQEVIELVDMVGMAPREAAAALGTSSGAVRIRLFRARKKLRALTEQGKGEQ from the coding sequence ATGGCCGAGTTCGAGGCCGTGTATCGGGCGAACTTCGGGGTGGTGGCCGCGTTCTTCGCGCGGCGGGCCGTGGATCCGCAGACCGTCGCGGATCTGACTTCCGACACCTTCGTCGAGGCGATCATGTCCTTCCCGTCGTTCGATCCGGCGCGGGGCAGCGCGCGGGCCTGGCTGCTGGGCATCGCCCGGCGGGTGTTCGCCCGCCACTGCGAGGCGGCCACCCGGGTAGGCGATGTCACGCTCCGGCTGGCCGGCTACCGGCCCATCGATGTCGATGAGACGGCGGAGCTGATCCAGCGGATCGACGCGGCCCGCGAGGGACGCGTGCTGCTGGATGGGCTCGCCGGACTGTCGCCTGCGGACCAGGAGGTTATTGAGCTTGTGGACATGGTCGGCATGGCGCCCAGAGAAGCGGCGGCAGCGCTCGGCACCTCCTCAGGAGCGGTGCGGATCAGGTTGTTTCGGGCGCGCAAAAAGCTGCGCGCCCTGACAGAGCAGGGAAAGGGTGAGCAGTGA
- a CDS encoding DUF6461 domain-containing protein yields the protein MDPVTPEMIDYYTRLLKDLDDSAAVNDHMNVSDGMLWMVVRGREAPLTVIEVVSRLGADPGQAVPRHPLCLPDPGYVALEQTDQGVIIVAPGGCSPATPEAWAQLTNNAEAWGFWWLVNNANELFYAADGVLVTALNILYPQPSECTGHNPQELDAYLGALRALADQKRTDDETGERPSNHYRDWETALATMEAMSGVRLDVGRFTQEQQSVHAPVLDC from the coding sequence GTGGACCCGGTCACGCCAGAGATGATCGATTACTACACGCGCCTTTTGAAGGATCTTGATGACTCTGCCGCCGTGAATGACCACATGAACGTCAGCGACGGGATGTTGTGGATGGTGGTGCGGGGTCGCGAGGCGCCCTTGACGGTCATCGAGGTCGTCTCTCGGCTGGGCGCCGATCCCGGCCAAGCCGTTCCACGCCACCCGCTCTGCCTTCCCGATCCCGGGTATGTGGCATTGGAACAGACTGATCAGGGCGTGATCATCGTAGCGCCAGGCGGCTGCTCACCTGCGACTCCGGAGGCGTGGGCCCAGCTGACCAACAATGCTGAGGCATGGGGCTTTTGGTGGCTGGTCAACAACGCCAACGAGTTGTTCTACGCCGCTGACGGCGTCCTCGTCACGGCGTTGAACATCCTTTATCCCCAGCCTTCGGAGTGCACCGGGCACAACCCGCAAGAGTTGGATGCCTATCTGGGCGCACTTCGAGCGCTGGCCGATCAGAAGAGGACAGACGACGAAACCGGCGAGCGGCCCTCCAATCACTACCGTGACTGGGAAACGGCCCTGGCAACCATGGAAGCGATGAGTGGCGTGCGTCTGGACGTCGGCAGGTTCACTCAAGAGCAGCAGTCTGTCCATGCTCCGGTATTGGACTGTTAG
- a CDS encoding tyrosine-type recombinase/integrase, giving the protein MPHAAASAPSNSLHADYLDYLQRTGRGNRPYQQAARVFFERWPDPGRWAAEPLEIRLSADAHTRPIITFLMLHRGLRPGYDYLLERKLSTFWREIEDSPIAAGVQRFMTAAEDLGFSLRVRLATGSQVPARLLIQAGPVLEQLTLADLEEFAAACVARSARTGKDHRHYLSALSNAQRVLFHLGIIDTLPRMGGPVPFEQRLAEVAEPIRTTMIAYLERKRATCQPKTVSAIATRLKHFGLFLTHIDPGLTSIAKLDRQHHIEPYLTALVDAVNPKNGEAITVADRSRRVIALTGFLTDITEWGWAEAPARKLVFRDDNPKLPQVLPRYLPVDADRRLTEELRDRPGNQLAACALRLQRACGLRIGELLDLELDCVHEVPGHGNWLKIGLGKLETERMVPLDEEILDLIDRIIELRTHGRPMPHPRYRRPAQFLFTHHGRRLGQGAVRAELDRAAQQAGLGHITSHQLRHTYATALVNAGVSLQALMALLGHASAEMSLRYGRLFDTTVRAEYERALDLAKQQARTPAPGRVHLPLADITGGKDWKDTPLIKPRMAGGFCLRAPAQGACTYANICEHCPSFHTEPSSLPILAAQRVDADALAQDAENRGWIAEAERHRRLITRLDHLISEAHAG; this is encoded by the coding sequence ATGCCGCACGCAGCCGCATCCGCGCCCAGCAATAGCCTGCACGCCGACTACCTCGACTATCTGCAGCGGACCGGGCGAGGCAACCGTCCCTATCAGCAGGCCGCGCGAGTGTTCTTCGAGCGTTGGCCCGACCCCGGTCGCTGGGCCGCCGAACCGTTGGAGATCCGCTTGTCGGCCGATGCGCACACTCGGCCGATCATCACCTTCCTCATGCTGCACCGCGGACTACGACCCGGCTACGACTACCTGCTGGAACGCAAACTGTCCACGTTCTGGCGAGAGATCGAGGACTCGCCCATCGCTGCGGGAGTGCAGCGCTTCATGACCGCCGCCGAGGACCTCGGCTTCTCCTTGCGCGTGCGTCTGGCCACCGGCTCTCAGGTGCCGGCCCGGCTGCTCATCCAGGCCGGACCCGTCCTTGAACAGCTCACCCTGGCCGACCTGGAAGAGTTCGCCGCCGCCTGCGTCGCCCGCAGCGCCCGCACCGGCAAGGACCACCGCCACTACCTGTCCGCGCTCAGCAACGCCCAGCGAGTCCTGTTCCACCTGGGCATTATCGACACGCTGCCGAGGATGGGCGGGCCGGTCCCCTTCGAACAGCGGCTGGCCGAGGTGGCAGAACCGATCCGCACCACGATGATCGCCTACCTGGAACGCAAGCGCGCCACCTGCCAGCCCAAGACCGTCTCCGCGATCGCCACCCGGCTCAAACACTTCGGCCTCTTCCTCACCCACATCGATCCCGGACTCACCTCGATCGCCAAGCTGGACCGGCAGCATCACATCGAGCCCTACCTCACCGCCCTGGTCGACGCCGTCAACCCCAAGAACGGCGAAGCCATCACCGTCGCCGACCGCTCCCGCCGGGTGATCGCGCTGACCGGCTTCCTCACCGACATCACCGAGTGGGGCTGGGCCGAGGCACCCGCCCGCAAGCTGGTGTTCCGCGATGACAACCCCAAGCTCCCGCAGGTGCTGCCCCGCTACCTGCCCGTCGATGCCGATCGCCGCCTGACCGAAGAGCTCCGCGACCGTCCCGGCAACCAGCTGGCCGCCTGCGCCCTAAGGTTGCAACGCGCCTGCGGGCTACGCATCGGGGAACTCCTGGACCTGGAGCTCGACTGCGTCCATGAAGTTCCCGGCCACGGCAACTGGCTGAAGATCGGCCTCGGGAAGCTGGAGACCGAACGCATGGTCCCCCTCGATGAAGAGATCCTCGACCTGATCGACCGCATCATCGAGCTCCGAACACACGGCAGACCCATGCCACATCCCCGCTACCGGCGTCCGGCTCAGTTCCTGTTCACCCACCACGGACGCCGCCTCGGCCAAGGCGCCGTCCGCGCCGAACTCGATCGCGCCGCTCAGCAAGCCGGACTCGGTCACATCACCTCCCACCAGCTCCGCCACACCTACGCCACCGCTCTGGTGAACGCCGGAGTCTCGTTGCAGGCGCTGATGGCGTTGCTCGGACACGCCTCCGCAGAAATGAGCCTGCGCTACGGACGGTTGTTCGACACCACAGTCCGCGCCGAATACGAACGAGCCCTCGACCTGGCCAAACAACAAGCCCGCACCCCAGCCCCCGGCCGGGTCCACCTGCCCCTGGCCGACATCACCGGCGGCAAGGACTGGAAAGACACCCCGCTGATCAAACCCAGAATGGCCGGCGGCTTCTGCCTACGCGCACCCGCCCAAGGCGCCTGCACCTACGCCAACATCTGCGAACACTGCCCCAGCTTCCACACCGAACCCAGCTCGCTGCCCATCCTCGCCGCCCAGCGTGTCGACGCAGACGCGCTCGCCCAGGACGCCGAGAATCGAGGCTGGATCGCCGAAGCCGAACGACACCGCCGACTCATCACCCGACTCGACCACCTGATCAGCGAGGCCCACGCCGGATGA
- a CDS encoding tyrosine-type recombinase/integrase codes for MIEQGLRLEAHEGSWMLAGPSAGQFVLVDEYLAYLADRNYSPKTVRSYGYDLLAFCRWLATEDVSLGEVTTETLLKFLHACREAKVPGRRAGPNVVTLSGRRIDQYAATTINRRLAAISGLFTFVTMRDPESINPVPKGREARWRVAGERSGMLAHTIRRPKNRSSLRLREPRRLPKALSQTQAAELLASFHTWRDRAIAGLMLYCGLRSAEVLGLNVADADIGGRWASVLGKGDRQRRVPLDADVASVIQVYLLAERPESTEQRLFLVAKGPNRGRPLTAAGLRTIFRYHRAVSGITAGHPHALRHTFGTALAEAGVDLAVMQALLGHAHVDTTARYIHLAPAHVKAEFDAARSRIRAQQ; via the coding sequence ATGATCGAACAAGGACTCCGGCTGGAAGCACATGAGGGTAGCTGGATGCTGGCCGGACCGTCCGCCGGGCAGTTCGTCCTGGTCGATGAGTATCTGGCGTATCTGGCCGACCGGAACTACTCGCCCAAGACCGTCCGCTCCTACGGCTATGACCTGCTGGCGTTCTGCCGCTGGCTGGCGACCGAGGACGTGTCGCTGGGTGAGGTGACGACCGAGACGCTGCTGAAGTTCTTGCACGCCTGCCGTGAGGCCAAGGTTCCCGGGCGTCGCGCCGGCCCGAACGTGGTCACCTTGTCGGGCCGTCGGATTGATCAGTACGCCGCCACGACGATCAACCGGCGGCTTGCGGCCATCTCGGGGCTGTTCACGTTCGTCACGATGCGCGACCCGGAGTCGATCAACCCGGTCCCGAAAGGACGCGAGGCGCGCTGGCGGGTGGCCGGCGAGCGGTCCGGGATGCTCGCGCACACGATCCGCCGCCCGAAGAATCGCTCCTCGCTACGACTGCGCGAGCCCCGGCGCCTGCCCAAAGCACTGTCCCAGACCCAGGCGGCGGAGCTGCTGGCCAGCTTCCACACCTGGCGCGACCGAGCGATCGCGGGCCTGATGCTGTATTGCGGGCTGCGCTCGGCCGAGGTGCTCGGCTTGAACGTCGCCGACGCCGACATCGGTGGCCGCTGGGCGAGCGTGCTCGGCAAGGGCGATCGACAGCGGCGCGTCCCGTTGGACGCCGACGTCGCCTCGGTCATCCAGGTATATCTGCTGGCCGAGCGGCCCGAGTCGACCGAGCAGCGGCTGTTCCTGGTGGCCAAGGGCCCCAACCGGGGACGACCGCTCACGGCAGCAGGGCTGCGCACGATCTTCCGCTATCACCGCGCCGTCAGCGGGATCACCGCAGGTCATCCCCACGCGCTGCGGCACACCTTCGGCACCGCACTGGCCGAAGCCGGAGTCGACCTGGCGGTGATGCAGGCGTTGCTCGGTCACGCGCACGTCGACACCACCGCCCGCTATATCCATCTGGCACCCGCCCACGTGAAAGCCGAGTTCGATGCCGCACGCAGCCGCATCCGCGCCCAGCAATAG
- a CDS encoding IS3 family transposase encodes MTFIDQHAEVFGVEPICRVLTEHGCPISTSTYYAAKRRLPSARAVRDAELDEHITRIHADNYGVYGARKVWQQLLREGHRVARCTIERRMRALGLQGARRGKKIRTTTPGPGHERAADRLQRDFTASRPNATWVADFTHVSAWCGVVYVAFVVDIYSRAIVGWAASQTKHTTLVLDALDMALWRRERTGHPVGPGLIHHSDAGNTRLSGSPPTCWRPASTPPSARSATPS; translated from the coding sequence GTGACCTTCATCGACCAGCACGCCGAGGTGTTCGGTGTCGAGCCGATCTGCCGTGTCCTGACCGAGCACGGCTGTCCCATCTCCACCAGCACCTACTACGCCGCCAAGAGGCGTTTGCCCTCGGCGCGGGCGGTGCGCGACGCCGAGCTGGATGAGCACATCACTCGCATCCACGCCGACAACTACGGCGTCTACGGCGCCCGCAAGGTCTGGCAGCAACTGCTGCGCGAAGGGCATCGGGTGGCCCGCTGCACCATTGAACGACGCATGCGCGCGCTCGGCCTGCAAGGCGCGCGCCGAGGCAAGAAGATCCGCACCACAACGCCCGGTCCAGGACACGAGCGAGCGGCCGACCGGCTGCAGCGCGACTTCACCGCCTCCCGGCCGAACGCCACCTGGGTGGCCGACTTCACCCACGTTTCCGCCTGGTGCGGGGTGGTCTACGTCGCGTTCGTCGTCGACATCTACTCCCGGGCGATCGTCGGCTGGGCCGCTTCGCAGACCAAGCACACCACCCTCGTGCTGGACGCCCTGGACATGGCCCTATGGCGGCGTGAGCGCACCGGCCACCCGGTCGGGCCGGGGTTGATTCATCACTCGGACGCGGGCAATACACGTCTTTCCGGTTCACCACCCACCTGCTGGCGGCCGGCATCGACGCCTCCATCGGCACGGTCGGCGACTCCCTCTTAA